One genomic segment of Hordeum vulgare subsp. vulgare chromosome 2H, MorexV3_pseudomolecules_assembly, whole genome shotgun sequence includes these proteins:
- the LOC123429023 gene encoding ABC transporter B family member 4-like: protein MDTAAVAAEGEEESVGQQEKVSFMGMFRYADGMDLLLMLVGTVASLANGMTTPLMTIIFGDTINAFGGATDGDVLQRVNKVVLNFVYLGIGTSVASFLQVSCWTLTGERQATHIRSLFLKSVLRQDISFFDIEMTTGQIVSRMSGDTVLVQDAIGEKVGKFQSLVATFVGGFVVGFVKGWLLSLVMLASIPPVVLTGAVVAKVLSKISSRGQASYSAAGNVVEQTIGAIKTVVSFNGEKQAISTYNKLIHKSYKTAVEEGLANGFGMGSAFFALFSSYGLAIWYGGKLVLTEGYTGGQVITVILAIMIGAGTLGNAAPCMTAFVEGQSAAHRLFTTIRRKPKIDPDDNNGKQLEDMRGEVELKDVYFSYPARPEQLIFDGFSLHVPSGTTMAIVGESGSGKSTVVSLVERFYDPHDGEVLIDGINIKSLHLDSIRGKIGLVSQEPVLFMTSIKDNITYGKEDATIEEIKRACELANAAIFIDKLPNGYGTMVGQRGAQLSGGQKQRIAIARAIIKNPKILLLDEATSALDVESERIVQEALDRIMVDRTTLVVAHRLTTVRNADCISVVQQGKIVEQGSHDELVLNLDGAYSQLVLLQESHEERKIDHRLSTPRYKSKSLSMKRSISGSIGNSSGHSFTLPFGPPSAIEFPRGNETHGENQEELNGDGEVQTKAPMVRLALLNKPEVPILLLGSLAAAVHGVLFPMFGLIFSGAIKSFYEPPENLRKDTSFWGLMCVVMGIISIISIPAEFSLFGLAGGKLIERIRALSFQSIVHQEVAWFDDPRNSSGALGARLSIDSSNVRRLVGDNLSLMVQIISTLVTGAVIALIADWKLALIIICVSPLTGIQGYANVKFLNGFSQDAKIMHEDASQVATDAVSSIRTVASFCSEKRITRIYEQKCEASKIQGFKTGIAGGIGFGFSFLMLYLTYGLCFYVGGQFVRHGKSNFGDVFEVFFALVLATMAVSQTSAMASDSKKAKDSAISLFALLDRKSEIDSSSNEGLTLDEVKGDIDFRHVSFNYPTRPDVVIFNNFTLHIPYGKTVALVGESGCGKSTVISLLERFYNPDSGIILLDGVEIKSLNTNWLRKQTGLVSQEPVLFNDTIRANIAYGKDGEVSEEELIAAAKASNAHDFISSLPQGYETSVGERGIQLSGGQKQRVAIARAILKDPKILLLDEATSALDAESERIVQNALDHVMVGRTTVAVAHRLSTIKGADVIAVLKDGAIVEKGRHESLMNIKDGVYASLVELRSAHHDDATLGSV from the exons gtggtTCTAAATTTTGTCTACTTGGGTATCGGAACATCAGTCGCCTCCTTTCTTC AGGTGTCATGTTGGACACTTACCGGTGAAAGGCAAGCGACACACATTCGATCTCTATTCCTCAAATCTGTCTTGAGACAGGATATATCATTCTTTGACATAGAAATGACAACTGGGCAGATCGTTTCGAGAATGTCCGGTGATACTGTCCTAGTTCAGGATGCTATTGGTGAGAAG GTCGGAAAGTTTCAATCACTTGTGGCTACTTTCGTTGGTGGTTTCGTTGTAGGTTTCGTGAAAGGATGGCTTCTATCTCTTGTCATGTTGGCATCCATACCTCCAGTTGTACTTACTGGAGCAGTAGTGGCAAAAGTGTTGTCCAAAATATCAAGCAGAGGTCAAGCATCATACAGTGCTGCGGGCAATGTTGTCGAACAAACAATTGGTGCTATAAAAACA GTTGTTTCTTTCAATGGCGAGAAGCAGGCAATCTCAACATACAATAAACTTATACACAAATCATACAAGACTGCTGTTGAGGAAGGACTTGCTAATGGCTTTGGCATGGGTTCTGCTTTCTTCGCACTCTTCTCTAGCTATGGTTTAGCCATCTGGTACGGTGGAAAGTTGGTTCTTACAGAAGGATACACAGGAGGACAAGTCATCACGGTCATATTGGCTATCATGATTGGAGCAGG GACTTTAGGTAATGCAGCCCCATGTATGACTGCCTTTGTAGAAGGACAATCAGCAGCGCATAGACTGTTCACAACAATAAGGAGAAAACCGAAGATTGACCCCGACGACAATAATGGTAAGCAATTAGAAGATATGAGGGGTGAAGTTGAGCTGAAGGATGTGTATTTTAGCTACCCAGCAAGACCTGAGCAACTGATATTTGATGGGTTCTCACTTCATGTGCCTAGTGGCACTACAATGGCTATAGTTGGGGAGAGTGGGAGTGGCAAGTCAACTGTGGTTAGTCTTGTAGAGAGATTCTATGATCCACATGATGGTGAGGTTTTAATTGACGGGATCAATATCAAGAGTTTACATCTTGATTCAATAAGAGGGAAAATTGGTCTTGTTAGCCAAGAGCCAGTGCTATTTATGACCTCAATTAAAGACAACATAACATATGGCAAAGAAGACGCAACAATTGAGGAGATCAAGAGAGCCTGTGAGCTCGCCAACGCAGCAATTTTCATCGATAAGTTGCCCAAT GGTTATGGCACAATGGTTGGCCAACGTGGTGCTCAACTTTCAGGGGGGCAAAAGCAAAGGATTGCAATTGCGAGAGCAATCATTAAAAACCCCAAAATACTTTTGTTAGATGAGGCTACTAGCGCACTAGACGTGGAGTCCGAGAGAATAGTTCAGGAGGCATTGGATAGAATCATGGTCGACAGAACTACGCTTGTGGTTGCACATCGTCTAACTACTGTGAGGAATGCTGATTGCATATCAGTTGTTCAACAAGGAAAGATAGTTGAACAAG GTTCCCACGATGAATTGGTACTAAACTTGGATGGTGCGTACTCTCAACTTGTTCTGCTACAAGAAAGTCATGAAGAGCGGAAAATAGACCACCGATTGTCTACTCCAAGGTATAAAAGTAAAAGCTTGTCAATGAAGCGGTCGATTAGTGGTTCGATAGGCAATAGTAGTGGGCATTCTTTCACACTCCCCTTTGGGCCACCTAGCGCAATTGAATTTCCTAGAGGAAATGAAACACATGGGGAGAACCAGGAAGAGTTGAATGGTGATGGTGAGGTCCAAACGAAAGCTCCTATGGTACGACTAGCGCTTCTTAACAAGCCAGAGGTACCTATTCTTCTGTTAGGATCTCTAGCTGCAGCAGTCCATGGAGTGCTTTTCCCAATGTTTGGTTTAATATTTTCTGGTGCCATTAAATCTTTCTATGAGCCACCAGAAAATCTCAGAAAGGATACTAGTTTTTGGGGTCTGATGTGTGTTGTCATGGGTATCATATCGATAATCTCAATACCAGCAGAGTTCTCCTTGTTTGGACTAGCTGGTGGCAAGCTTATAGAGCGCATCCGAGCTTTGTCATTTCAAAGCATTGTACACCAAGAAGTTGCTTGGTTTGATGATCCGAGAAATTCCAG CGGAGCACTGGGTGCAAGACTGTCAATTGATTCTTCGAATGTCCGACGTTTAGTGGGAGATAACTTGTCTTTAATGGTTCAGATTATCTCAACACTAGTCACGGGAGCTGTCATTGCTTTGATTGCTGACTGGAAGCTTGCTTTGATTATCATATGTGTGAGTCCACTTACTGGTATTCAAGGTTATGCCAATGTGAAGTTCTTGAATGGTTTCAGTCAAGATGCTAAG ATAATGCATGAAGATGCGAGTCAGGTGGCCACAGATGCAGTTAGTAGTATAAGGACTGTAGCTTCTTTTTGTTCTGAAAAAAGAATTACAAGAATATATGAGCAAAAATGTGAAGCCTCAAAGATTCAAGGATTCAAAACAGGAATAGCCGGAGGCATTGGATTTGGTTTTTCATTCCTAATGTTGTACCTTACATACGGTCTTTGTTTCTATGTTGGAGGGCAATTCGTGCGCCATGGAAAATCAAATTTTGGTGATGTTTTTGAG GTTTTCTTCGCACTGGTGTTAGCAACTATGGCAGTATCTCAAACAAGTGCAATGGCATCCGATTCAAAAAAAGCAAAGGATTCAGCTATCTCCTTATTTGCTTTGCTGGACCGGAAGTCTGAAATCGACTCAAGTAGCAATGAGGGATTGACTTTGGACGAGGTCAAGGGCGACATCGATTTTCGACATGTCAGCTTCAACTACCCAACACGCCCAGATGTTGTAATCTTTAACAACTTTACTCTGCACATTCCCTATGGAAAG ACTGTTGCACTTGTTGGGGAGAGTGGTTGTGGCAAGTCAACTGTAATCTCTCTGTTGGAGAGATTCTACAATCCCGATTCAGGAATCATTTTATTGGATGGAGTGGAAATCAAGAGCTTAAACACCAATTGGTTGAGGAAGCAAACTGGACTGGTGAGCCAAGAGCCTGTACTCTTCAACGACACGATTCGTGCCAACATAGCATATGGCAAGGACGGGGAAGTCAGTGAGGAGGAGCTCATTGCAGCGGCAAAGGCATCCAATGCGCACGACTTCATATCAAGCCTTCCTCAAGGATACGAAACCTCTGTTGGGGAGAGAGGGATACAACTATCTGGTGGCCAGAAGCAGCGGGTGGCTATTGCAAGGGCCATACTGAAAGACCCGAAGATACTACTGCTCGACGAGGCGACCAGCGCCTTGGATGCTGAATCTGAACGGATTGTGCAGAATGCCTTGGATCATGTGATGGTCGGCAGGACCACGGTCGCTGTGGCGCACCGCCTGTCGACGATCAAAGGCGCCGATGTCATTGCAGTCCTCAAGGATGGTGCAATAGTGGAGAAAGGGAGGCACGAGTCCCTGATGAACATCAAAGATGGAGTGTACGCTTCACTAGTTGAACTTCGCTCGGCTCACCATGATGATGCTACCCTAGGATCCGTATGA